The DNA region AAGCCCATGTTCCTAAGTCTATATACGCTGCTTGCTTTCATCGTTCTATCCGTTGGTAATTGGAAACTTATACCTATTGTGCATTAGTAATGGTGTGCATTGATCTTTGACTTTTCTATATCATTAATGAACTCAGAGAGGAGCTACGATTGTATATGCAACTCACATTTTCGACGGGCTAGAGACATGGTCTACACATTTGGCCTACATTCAAAACGGTGAGCTGAATCGTTCATCGAAAATGGCAGATATCAACGAGATGAAAACTTCACCCAACCTCCTCTCCGTGGTAGAGTCTTGGCTCCGTTCTGAAACCAAACTTGtgaaggaaaagaagaagaaggagccTGTGGCAGCATGGAAACCATCTCCATTTGATAACTCTCCTTTTAGGTCATCTAGACACATGGCTTACTACCGATGATTGGTAACTCTACGGATGAGAAAACATTGATcctatatttatatacatactCAGTGGTAAGAATAAGGACTCAAGTCAAGGGACAAGTTCACATTGTGTGTTTGTTAGCCATGCTATACACTCTTGTGCTCATTGAAGAATATACAAGAACCCACATTCTCTTGTCTGATTTTTGCATACAAATGATTACTTGTtctcatcaaaaaaaaaaattctcatcaAAAGAATATACAAGAAAATATACGTGTATGGTTCTgtcaaataacatattttttatattgactaGTAATCCATCAACACATCCGACGACATGGAATCAATAAAAGCTATATTTCCAGAGTTTGAATCGTTTGATTTTTGTTGTTATGGATTCATTTGTCTTATTGGAATGAAATTATGTTATTTGGAAAGAACTAACTAATGAAATTAGCAGTATTAGTTTTCTTGATTGTTTTTTGTCATATTCTTTACACTATTAGCATGGGAAGTGGCTCGTGTCTTTGGCCTTTACTACTTAAGTCAGAAACAACTATTCAAAGCCAGGATTAGAAGAACCATTTGGAAGAGCTGAATCTTGTAAACTGAAGATTATCTgtgtgtttttaatatataatttgagtGAAGATAAGGTTTAACAAGTGTGACAGATGGTGATGGAGTCATCAAAATGGTGGTGGATTGGAAATCACAACACGGATAATCACTCCAGGATATACCTCAGAGTAGCTGGCAGGCAGCTCCAGGAGAACGATCTATATGTCATCACTCCATTGTCGATCTTTTTAGCACAGGATGTCAGGATCTTTGTATAATCTTTCACTGCAATCTGATACACCTATAAATATCACACTATTACACCATATATAATCCTTAAAGTGAGTGTTATACAACAACATACAAAAAGGGGGTTTCAGTTCAATAAGCTTTTGTGATCATGAATGGAATCAAGAGATACAACAAAATGTCATCAGAAGCATCCAAACCAAgcccttttattttatttttttaacacaacTTCATTAAATTAAAACCAGAGTAGTTAGTTGAACAACACGTTACACTTGCTtagaaaaacaacaacaacttaTGCTAGATAATAAAGGTGGATCAATTGACACGTCGGTCGTGCTCAGTTGTTAAGCCGCCTGTTCAGCTCTGCCGCGATGGCTGCTCTAGCCTCATTTGTCCGCTGCAACAACAAGGCCAACTGGTCATTGTCCAGTTTCTTAACATCAGGATCTTTGGTGGCTCGGAATTGGGCCATGGCATCCCTTGGCTCATTACCATGCTGTCCTAGAACGCGGCTCTGAGTTGCAGTATCCACGGTTGGTTTCACGTCCTCAACTTGTTTTCTGTCAGCCATTTTTGTAACCTTTTTGACAAGATAGAAAATAGAAGAACCTTGATGAAGAAAGATCTATAATTCAAACAAATCTAAAAGTATCAAATATGTATGGTATATGCAACGTTAATTGAAGGTagaaaattcaaacaaaattattaatatgTTGGTTGAAAAGTAGAACTTTACCTCTCTCAAGACTTTTACGAACAACAGAAGACGACTCCTGAAGAGTGAAGAGCAGTTTATGTAGAATTCCTGAACAGTAAATAAAAcgaaaaagtttattttatagAGAGACGAGATGTCGAGATTCATCCAAAATTTATTATAGTGGTTGAAGACATTTAAGAGGGTTCATAAtgtaaaatgttaatataaaataataatactaataataTCTATTTTAATAACTATTTGAATTCCAGATTTGTTAAGTTATTTAATATGCAACTATACCAAGTCAACGAGATGTTATGTTCAACATCTTTTAAACCGTGTCTCAAAATCTTGAATATTGTCCAAAATATATACAAGTGGGATCTGAAATCTTAGTTTTGAAACAATAACTCACATTACGAGAATAAAATTAAACTCTAAGTATCTGAATATAtacgaagaagaaaaaagaaagcttTACATAGTGGGATCTGAGATCTTAGTTTCGAAACATTAACTTACATTACAAGGATAAAATTAAACTCTATCTGAACCTACATTTTACCTCTCTCAAGTCTGactcttataaaattttagcagaaaagaaaagaaaaagtctGACTCTTATAAATTACACTGTTATTTATAAATAGTACGGCATGGGCATGTAACTTGCTGCCGAAGTACAAGCGGAAGATGAGAATTAATAATCAACAATCAATACAGTGAAGTGGAAACCTACCAAATAATAAATAAGCCTCATGGCTCTTGACCTGGCATGGGGTTGGTGAAGACAGGCTGATACACAGTACTAGGaaactactccctccgtttcgaattatatatcgttttggagcaaaattttcgtttcaaaataagtgtcgttttatgatttcaatgcaaaatttattgactttttaatataatctatttttctattggttgaaatctaattaggtgtattggtaatgatgtttttatctagtaaatatacaaaattaaatgttttattaatctgtgtgccgaagtctagaacgacaaataaattaaaacggagggagtataatttaGATACTAGGAAACTATAATTTAGATACAAGGAAATTTATTGACGGCCAGTATTATTCAACCAAACAGCACAAAATACTTTTGTTATTCATAAATGCATCACAGGTACTGATTTGTGAAATTAGGTACAGCCTGTGTCCAATCGAGTTAGGTTCAAGTTgaatataatttcatttttttttattttggttatgaAATTTAGCTCCATTGGAATATTTTTAAAGTCCGGTTTAGATTCGATTTAGATTTCTCTGGTTCGGATATAGTAATACATTGCAATTCATTTGAATCCATTTTGTAAATTAGGCATAGGTGTTCAAGTGTCCAATCGGATTTGGTTCGGGCTGAATTAAGTTTCATTTTTTGGGTTATGAAATTTAGctcaatttcaattttttaaaagtttagtttggatttgattctgattttatttGGTTCGAATACAATAACACATCACAACCTAGTTGAACCATTTTAATTTGgatttgattttaataataattttggttATCCAAATACTTATTTTTCTCGAAAGTACACAATTTAGTTCACAAAATGAAAAGTTTAAACAATTTTCATTACCAAGATCTCAATGACATGATTAAGAAGTAGTTTAAACAATTTTCATTACCAAGATCTCAATGACATGATTAAGAAGTGGTTATTGAGAAGATACAAACATAAACAGATTAAATTAGCAACAAACATGCAACTCTATAAATGTAGAAAACAGAATTTCAAAGCATACTTCTTTGtaatcaaatttcaaataaaattttcaaaattttaaaagtttataataccaaaaatataaattttaattggaTTTGGATCtgcataaatattttctaaatttatattttatttggataTCTATTTGGATTCagtttcaaattcaaaataccACAGAGAAGATTCATTCCGATAATTCTATGAGTTCTAACCAAAacattgcaaaaaaaaaattggtttgtgTACAAATGCACCACTTACACATAGTAAGAGCATTGTTCggaattaatatatacataatggGATATGAAATCTGATAAGTTACattaccaaaaagaaatattaactCTAATCAGGGattatagttaatattttgATCAGACAGTacatatctaaaaaaaaactctaatcCGAGATTGTCTTAGGTTGATCAGACAGtacataataaatttttaaactaagaaCCGGCTTGGCTGCTCTCCTCTCAGTTGTGGAATCTTCTGAGCTTTCTTGAAACTGCGAAGGAGTGAATGAACATCTCTAGCGTTCAGCTAACCTAGAGATCGCTTCCTTGTTGTTGTGGCAAAGAAATTACCAAAACAGAAGAAGATGGTTAGACTAAGTGCTAACTTAAACATGGCCTACATTGACAAGCTTTTTACCTCTTTGTGCTGCCTTGCCATTGTTCCAATCTTGGTCCCGAAGTTTGGTCCATCAAAGCCACCAAAGCACATGATATATTTGAGTGAAGGTAGGCCAGGTCAACAGAAGTCATACCCTCAAGCTCTCTACTTTCATACTCCTGTGAGAAAGAAATAGAACcccaaaataaatgtaaaataaacaGAGACAAGACTTTAGCAGAGCAAGAAAAGTGGGGCTTATTATTACTCGTGGTTCAATTTTGACTATTAATCAGATAGACAACCAGGTTAATTTGACTGAATAGCCTTGGTCCGAACAAATTAAGCCGTGATTCAAATGCGTGTTTCGTATGAATTCTGGTCTAGTTTAGAAATGATTTTGAGACAATGGTTTCGACAGAAAAAGTTTATGTCTAACAAAGAAAGATCCTTGTGTATTCTTTGATGTGATTATGTCTAGTTGTGTGTTTTAGAATCAACATTGTATCGTGACACtataaagttttatttgatGTCATCATAATCGAAAATATATCATAACCAAGAAATTGTAGTTTAGTTTTGATGCATCATAATCAAAGATTTATCATAACCAAGATATTATAGTAACTTTTCTGATGACTATACATTAGCTTTTTAAGCAAAAACTATGTGTTTTTTGACTATGAATCAGATAGACAACCAGATTAGTTTGACTGAATAACCTTGGTCCAAAAGATTAAACTGTGATTCAAATGTCTGTCTCATTTGAATTATGATCTAGtttagaaatgattttgaataggATAATAGTTTCAACAGAAAAAAGTTTCTCTCTAACAAAGAAATATCCTTATGTATTCTTTGATGAAATTATGCATAGTTGTGTGTTTTAGAATCAACATTGTATCTTGACACGATACAGTTTTATTTGATGTCATCATATTCGAAGATTTTATCTAACCAAAATACTCTAGTAACTTTCTAACCACTATACATAGCtttttgagcaaaaaaaaaaatactttttgagcaaaaaatgtgtttttgagcaaaaattatgtgtttttttagcaatttaaaaaaaacaaatgaaggtGAAATCGATGGTATCTTCATGGAAACATAGTCAGAACAAGTTAGCTATTGTGATTAACAAATGATCTTCAAGGATTAATGCATAAGGTGATTAACACTTGCAATCTGTGGATACAGTTTTTCAAACTATTGCATATGGTGATTAACACTAGAACAACAAGATTCATACACACCACAAACTAGAACAACAAGTTTCATACATACTACGATTAGACACTAGAACAACAAGTTTCATGCATACTACGATTAGACACTAGGACAATAATTTTCATGCATACTACGATAAGACACTAGAACAACACAAGTTTCTACATTTACACATGAACAACAACACGTGGCACTTGTgcttagaagaaaaaaaataacttatactAGATAACCAATCAGCATGTTGGTCCTGCTCAGTTGTTACCACGCTGGTTCTGCTATGCCGCAATGGCTGCTTGGGCCGCATTGGTCTGCAGCACCAACAATGCCAATTGCTCATCATTAAGTTCCTGAACATTGGGATCCTTTGTTGCTCGGAAGCCAAGGGATCCCAGTGCTCATAATCATTCTGTCCAAACACCCGAACCGCTGAAGAAGAAGCATATTGTGCTCCAGTCTCAGAGATAACAACCGCCGCCACTCTCGTACCAGTTTGTTCACGTAGTTCACGTGCCTTATTATGACTGAGGTCTATCGCTGACATGGCACACACATGGCGCCGAGTTATATCATCCTCAATTCGTTGCATGTGTTGCATTGTGTTGCAAATCTAGAAATCAGAAAGACAAGTTATGTTCAAAATTTACAGACCGGAAATGTTACGTCGGGATCCATGgtatattgtaatatatttttgaacagAGTCACAAAATCTAGAATCTtgtctaaaatatataataaaaaatcgCATTGctggaaaatatataataatctaGAATCAACATAGCAACATAAACATGAATTCGAAAATATTATCACACCGAAAAGGTTGAGAAATTGGAATCAGTCTAGCCTTTGACTATTATCAAATAGTCTTAGACAAGCCATAGATCGTTGAAGCAACGAGAACAGATCCAGGAGTTTTCATCGCATCAGACACCCAATATCACTGAAAATAATGGAAAATGAATACAAATCATCCAAAGCGAGAAAAGTCACATGATTTCAACTCTAAGAACATCTTCAAATCCACTCTATAATTTACTGTAAAATAAAgtaatgaaaaaaatgattGCTCCATATAGTTGACTAAATTGTGGACTTTTCTCTGTTTCGAATACGGCAATACATCACAACCTGGTTGAACCTGTTTTAAATTTGGATTcggttttaatttaatttttttttaaaatttaaactttgatTATCCAAATACTTGTTTTTACTCAAAAGTCCACAAAATTGAAAAGTTTAAacaattttctttagaaaaatcTTAATGACATGATTAAGAAGTGGTTACTAAGAAGATacaaacataaacaaatgaCATCAGCAACAAACAACTTTATAAACGtagaaaacacacataaaaccggtttttattaaaaaggacATAAACCGGTTTGTGTTAGTTAGTCAATTAACCACAATAAATCAACGGGTGTAATTTCGACTTCATCTGAGGTAAGGAGTTACGAACTTGGTGGAAATATAATCACCTGATACTAAcataataaagtttttttggATGAGACATGAGAGGATGAAAATATAATCACAGATTCACAAGGCAACACTCTATTCGATAACATTGGTGGAAAGTAGCTAATCATATTTATTTCGATAATGGTTTGAAAAGGGGTCTATGATATTTTATGAAACAGAGATAGCGAAGTTGCTTGTATCATTCATGGTACTTGTTGAATTTCTTGATCCCTTGTTGCCAAATCGAAATAAAGGTacccattttcttcttctctagtGCTAATCCAATATCAACTCCGTTACTCCCATCTCTTGACTCGGAGAAGGCAATGGAACCACCAGTTTCAATGTGCACCAACTCCATTTTGCAAGGCTTCCCTAACCCAAAATCCATATCATATAGTCCTAGTTTAGGAGCTCCTGCAATGGAAGTTGGAAAACGTGACATGACCCATTTACGTACTCCTTGTCCCCAACTTGGTGCTGTTTTCAACAAATCGCTTGATAACATCTCTTTGATTCTCCAGGTGATTGCGTCTGAAGCAACCAAGAATCCTTTTTCTCCAAGCAAGTCTCGTTTCTTGACAGATACGATACCAGGGGCCATACAGTTTCCAAAGTATGTATCTGGGATCGGTACTGTGAACTTGATACGATTCCTGCAATCCACATTAATCATCACGTtgaagacttcttcttcttcttcttcttcttcttcttcttcttcttctttgtcttcctCTGTTTCACTGCTGTCTTGAACAAGTGTCTTGATCAGGTTCACCCAGGTGAAAGCTAGAGTCACCGCAAAGGTCGAAACAGGAGATTGATCCTCAGACTGCTCTGTAACCCAGCTCTTGAGATTGTCTACCTGATTCCGGCTCATTGTAAAAGAAGCTCTGACCATGTTCTCAGGCGTGGGATGTGAGTTGTGTTTTCCAGAGTTTTGGCTCCAAAACCGCTCCAGATGTCCTGCGGTTACTTGGCATGGATCCTTGATAATGTTTCTGCAGCTGTGAGTAGGAAGAGAGGGTAGGAGAAGCGTGGCGGGATCTCTGCCGTTGGATTTGGTCAATGACATCCAATACTTCATGAAATGAGTGAAAGCGACTCCATCTGCTGCAACATGTGAAGACGTGTTGCCTATGCAGATTCCTCTTCCAGGGAAGATTGTGACTTGTATCACCATCATTGGCCGTGTCTGAATACCTTCCGGAGATACATGAGGAGGAGGTAACTTGGGCAAGAAGTCATGCAACACTTTGATGTCTTTAGGAGAATCGGTTATGAGAAGGTCGAAATCAGTTCCGAGAGACTCAGCTACTGTGAAAAGAAGAGAGTCTTGGCCATCGTTGTTGTAGCGTAAGTAGGGAGGGTCAGGACGAGGTGGGGTGATCAGGTTACCGGCGTAAGGGAAGAAATGTTGGAGAGTGGTGGAAAGTGATTGTTTGAGGTTAGGGAGGTAATCTTTGAGGAAACATTCAGTTGAGTTTTGGTAAGAATAGAAGAAGAGAGATTCGCCGAGTGGGAGAGTGAGCCACGGTGCATCAAAAAAGGTGAGAGGAAGAGTGGTGGATGGAACGGTGCCCTTCAAGGGAGAGATGTGACTGGTCTCAATGATGTTAAGATATTGAAAATGAGCCATGGTGTGTAAGTTTAAGCTGGAAACGTGTTAATGTTCTTTTATTAAGGAAAAGAGTTCTGTGTATTGAGCGTTGAACCCCCGGGCAAGTAAAGTTGTGTAGTTTTTTGATTAGACGATCTCTCATGTGCCCCAACCTCCACAACCACCGTTATGTTTGGTAAGTTAATTATAAATGTGGGTAATATGGGCTGGAATGTTCATAGAATTGTATATTGGGCTTCCATACTTAAGGCACACTATATAGATTAGGCCTAGATGATGTTCTGTGGTGGGGCTATGCTTAGTGATTGAGAGATCTCATTTGAttataaaagaaacattacctttttctttttgtcaacaacaTTACATATTGTTGCCTTTAATTACGTTTTGAAGAAAAGTTTTGTACATTGCAAAGGGAAAAAGGTCCAGAGGAAAATATAATCACTGATATTTGTTTAATTGTTTACATATCTCGAAATTCAAGCTGTAAAAAGGACACATTGAATGAAGAGTGAATGTAATGAATGTTTTTATTTGGTGTGGaccgtcttcttcttcaagctcATGTCACCTCTTTCTTTCTATCTAAGCGCCGCCAAACGCTTCTCCAGTTCATCGATTTCAGAACTACACAGATATATCAGAGTTTTGATTTGGACACTGAAATATATAGATATGCTGTAGTTGAATTATAGATAGAAGATGATACCATACCTGCTGCTGACATCTTCTGCATCCTTTCTCCCAATTTTACCTCTTGGAGCGGATGATAACTGCAGATGGATCAAAACAGAGTCAGAGAATCAATCACATCACATTGAAGGAACCAATGCATAAGAGAGTAGATGGTTAAAACAAACCTGTGATGCGATATCAATGCCGATTTCATCAAGAACCTAAcaagtaaaacataaaaaaagcCTTGTTAATAGACCTTTGAAATCAATATTGATAGAACTGAACCTATGGGGGAAATTGTACCTGGTTGGTCAGATCCTCTGTTTCGTCTTCAGCTTCATCATTGTCTAAAGCATCATCTATGGAATCTGACATCATCTCAGTCTGAACACCATACTCATTAGTCCGAACAACTATTTTTCAGTGTGTCATCATGGTGTTAAAAGAAGTCAGATGGATTGAAACAACTTACAGTCATGTCCATTTGCGCAGACTGCTTTTGGAATTCTCTCATAACCTTAGCCTGTTTTGCTGGATCCATATTCTGGAAACATCAGAAAAACATCTACTTAGATCTAAACACCCAAAAGTTGTACTGGATTTAAGTCTCTTTCCACAACAAGAAGACCATCTAATGACTCCAGGGAAAATCTGATGTGTGTTAAATAGGAATCAGACCTTGCTCATAGCTGTCATAGCCTTAGTGGCACCTTGGATTCCTGCAGCAACCGAAGTATGTGCATGCATAGCCTAAACCACCAAAGTTTCCAATAGTCAATTTCCCAGAACAAGATTATGAAACGAGGGAAAGTTAGAATCATCAGACCTGTGTATGAGTAGCTATGCCTCGCAGTTGAGCTCGGCTACCTTGTAAGTTAGCTATCTGCTGCTTTAGCCGGATCAATTGCCGAGCAAGAGTCTTGGTGGCTCCCTACATTAAAAACAGAGGATATAAAACACATCAAAAACTAGATGATTTTACAGAAGCCAATCATAACCCTGTAATAAGATTTGATAATCCGAGAAGGAATGCTTGAGGAAACCTGTACCTCATTCCCTGTTTTAGCAGTTCTTTTGATCTCGAGAAGGAGCTTTTTCTCCTGTCATATTCGTACaagaaagaaacatatataGTATGTGGGAGTTTGtatatagaaaaacaaaatgaatgTTAAAAACATTACTTCTGATTGCAGAGAAGAGATTTCCTTTTCGATTCCTGAAGCATCGGTTGATGAGAGACAACACAAAAATAAGGGAACTTTCATCAGTTTGAGaagaatttatttatatgtacatTAACATAGCTTATTCAGTTGAGACACATATGGAACTTAGTAGTTTTTTTTCCAAtgaatgaagagaagaagaatacTGAATACCTCTAGTAGCTTGAGTCATCTCTCTCTTACTCTCCCTAAGCACTTCTGCAATTCaaccagaaaaaaaacaatacattcAGATTCGAAGAGACATCAAATTCTATACACATTCTCGATCTCAGACGAAACCTAAGCCAGGttccagaagaaaaaaaacataaaaataggAACATCACGAACTAGCCATAAAACTACAGAACAATTCAAAAACTTTTAATGAACCCGAAGAAACCACATCTGATCAAATTCGATATATGTTATTTAAtcaatcaaagagagaaaaaaatacacAATCCGGTGTGTGTAAGAAGAGAGGAAGAGCTGGAAGATCAAACCTCTGGGATTAGGTTTCTTGGAGAAGATGTTCATTGTTTCTCTCTCCTTTCTTCCTTCCTCTGGATGTTGGAATCTGATAGAAATTTGGAATTGTGATCGAAGATAGGTCTCTCAAATCTTCACAACACGGAGACGGAGAGACTTTGGCTTCCACGGACTTGTGAGAGAGAAGGATCGCTGGAggtctctctcttttattttgCTTATAATCGATTACGTAATTTTCACATTCCAGCTTGTATTATGATATTTGGTTTTACTGTATTCTTTTTAGTTTGAGCGCTATTTTATCATGAAAACCacattatctatttttttatttttatttttaaaacgtaaaAATAGGCGGTTTATTGTGGTTGACTTGGGTCAAAGAAATGGAGAGTGtaaaattaaaccaaaccgCCGAGGAAATTCAataaatatctctctctctcgagtcCTTCGCTCGCTTTCCGGTAGAAAGAACTACAGTTTTCCCAGTTTTCTCCGCCTCGAATCCTTCAATCTCTCTATTGTTTATTGATCGGAGAGCTTAGTTCATTCAGGGAAAGTCTTCCAATTACAGAAGCACTTCGTCTATTATTGGAAAGCAATCGtctagagatttttttttcttattctgtATATAACTGGAACACTAGGGTTTTATCGAATCGATAATTGATTCGAGTAGTCTCGGAAGAAGTAGGACTTGTTGTTCTTAGTCATAGTCGATGAAGATGGATATTATTGTTGGAGTAGACGAAGATGTTCATTTATTAGATCCCGACCTCTTGCATCTCCCTTCTTTGTCTCCTTCTCCGCGCTCTCGTCATATTGCTGATGAACTTTTCTCCCACTGGCTCTCCCTCCCTGAAACTGCCTCATTGGtacttcttcctttttttttctttctgaaataTGAATCTGTGTCTCTCACAATTGTTTTCTCCGTAGGTCAAGTGTTTGATTGATGACGCTAAATCTGGAACACCAACTAAGAGTTACCCCACCACCATCAATGTTCCTGGTCCAACAACTGCTTTGCCATCTGTCTTTCTCAGCAACGGCACTCCCCCACGCAGCTCCCCTGGTTCTCCACGCTTCTCGAGGCAGAGAGCTAGCCCTCCATCTCTCCGCTCTCCTCTGAGATCAGTTAAGGAACCTAAGCAAGAACTCGTTCCTCAGGTTTGTTCTCATTTCTATTTAAACCCTTTATACTTGTGCTACTTGAAATGCACTTGCCTTTCTCGTTATTGTAATTGTCGTCTGGTTATCTATGTTTTTCTTGATTGGTCTTTGAAACTGAGTCCTGAGTCTTTGAAACTGTGgctctctgtttttaaatacTCCTTATAcgatgatatttttttctttctgcagTTCTACTTCCTCAATGGGCGTCCACCAGCGAAAGAGCTAAAGGAGCAATGTATATCCATGGTTGATCATTTCTTTAGTAACTCTATTGACGGACTACATATCGATGGTAATGCTTTCTTTCAAGTTTTTGTTCCTCTTGAGGAATATTTAAGGAAACTCATGTTATCATTCATATGCCTCTTGCAGAATTCAAATCTGTTACGAAAGAAGTCTGCAAGCTCCCTTCTTATCTTTCTCCCGCGCTTTTCAGAAAGATTGATACCGGTTGCAGCGGTGTAGTTACAAGGTAGCTCCATGCGTGTTAACTTTTATGTATAATAAGTTTGCTCATAGTAGTTGAAACGCATGTATGGTGTGTTTATGTGtatgttttcttctcttttttttttagtttctggCACCTAAAAGTTCATTTGAGTAGTTGGTGCTTTACTAACGTTTGCTGATTGATCTGCCATTGTCCTCAGGGATGCATTTATCAAGTATTGGATTGATGGAAATATGTTGACTATGGACACAGCCTCCcagatatataatatactaaagCAGCAGGACTGCAAGTACCTCAGACAGGTCTTTTTGTGATTCTTCTACCGcttttctgatttattttccaACAATTGACTTCTCTTTTTGTCTAAACCATAGCACTAAATATTTCTATCTTTTCTTGGATTTGGCCACAGGCAGACTTCAAACCACTTCTGGATGAGCTTCTGGCAACACATCCTGGCTTACAATTTCTGAACACTACATGCGAATTTCAAGAAAGATATGGTAGGACTCATTTATTTGTGACAGTGATTTCATGGGATACATGTGGTGAAGTCTAGGggatttttcttttcaatgttAAATAAGACGTTTATGCAATTTTAAGTTAACCCGCATCTCTGGCTGTAcaaattttcataaatcgttTTTTCTGATGCTACTTTTATGGGCATTGTCAGTAAAGCGAAAGAGCACCGCAAATATCTGAATTTTTCT from Raphanus sativus cultivar WK10039 chromosome 8, ASM80110v3, whole genome shotgun sequence includes:
- the LOC108821178 gene encoding vacuolar protein sorting-associated protein 2 homolog 3, producing the protein MNIFSKKPNPREVLRESKREMTQATRGIEKEISSLQSEEKKLLLEIKRTAKTGNEGATKTLARQLIRLKQQIANLQGSRAQLRGIATHTQAMHAHTSVAAGIQGATKAMTAMSKNMDPAKQAKVMREFQKQSAQMDMTTEMMSDSIDDALDNDEAEDETEDLTNQVLDEIGIDIASQLSSAPRGKIGRKDAEDVSSSSEIDELEKRLAALR
- the LOC108821934 gene encoding coumaroyl-CoA:anthocyanidin 3-O-glucoside-6''-O-coumaroyltransferase 1-like, yielding MAHFQYLNIIETSHISPLKGTVPSTTLPLTFFDAPWLTLPLGESLFFYSYQNSTECFLKDYLPNLKQSLSTTLQHFFPYAGNLITPPRPDPPYLRYNNDGQDSLLFTVAESLGTDFDLLITDSPKDIKVLHDFLPKLPPPHVSPEGIQTRPMMVIQVTIFPGRGICIGNTSSHVAADGVAFTHFMKYWMSLTKSNGRDPATLLLPSLPTHSCRNIIKDPCQVTAGHLERFWSQNSGKHNSHPTPENMVRASFTMSRNQVDNLKSWVTEQSEDQSPVSTFAVTLAFTWVNLIKTLVQDSSETEEDKEEEEEEEEEEEEEVFNVMINVDCRNRIKFTVPIPDTYFGNCMAPGIVSVKKRDLLGEKGFLVASDAITWRIKEMLSSDLLKTAPSWGQGVRKWVMSRFPTSIAGAPKLGLYDMDFGLGKPCKMELVHIETGGSIAFSESRDGSNGVDIGLALEKKKMGTFISIWQQGIKKFNKYHE
- the LOC108820900 gene encoding uncharacterized protein LOC108820900, whose protein sequence is MNLDISSLYKINFFVLFTVQEFYINCSSLFRSRLLLFVKVLREVTKMADRKQVEDVKPTVDTATQSRVLGQHGNEPRDAMAQFRATKDPDVKKLDNDQLALLLQRTNEARAAIAAELNRRLNN